The following proteins are encoded in a genomic region of Nitratireductor sp. GISD-1A_MAKvit:
- the znuA gene encoding zinc ABC transporter substrate-binding protein ZnuA: MKPFRLFLAAASSLALLASGGLVGANAADRQVVASIKPVHSLVAGVMEGVGEPQLILEGAGSPHTYSMRPSQARMLAGADVVFWVGPNMEVFLTKPLETLAGEARLVTLSKAEGITLLEMREGGAFEAHSHGDEADHEDHEAHGDHADEHDHAEGHDHEGHDHEGHDHEGHDRHDHGPDAHIWLDPDNAKSIVDAIAGTLSEADAENASIYAANAEKLNERIDALKAEIAADMEAVKDRPFIVFHDGYQYFEKRFGLSAAGSITVSPEVIPGAQRIDEIHTKVGELDAACVFAEPQFEPRLVEVVTEGTSAKSGVLDPLGAEITDGPELYFDLMRGMAASFRECLTR; encoded by the coding sequence ATGAAACCGTTTCGCCTCTTTCTTGCCGCCGCATCCTCCCTCGCGCTGCTGGCATCGGGCGGTCTGGTCGGCGCCAACGCGGCGGATCGACAGGTGGTGGCTTCCATCAAGCCGGTTCACTCACTGGTGGCGGGGGTGATGGAAGGTGTCGGCGAGCCCCAGCTCATTCTGGAGGGTGCCGGCTCTCCGCACACCTATTCCATGCGCCCCTCCCAGGCGCGCATGCTGGCCGGTGCCGATGTCGTTTTCTGGGTCGGTCCCAACATGGAGGTGTTCCTCACAAAGCCTCTGGAGACACTCGCCGGCGAAGCCAGGCTGGTAACCCTCTCAAAGGCCGAAGGCATCACTCTGCTCGAAATGCGAGAGGGGGGCGCGTTCGAAGCGCACTCACATGGTGACGAAGCAGACCATGAGGACCATGAGGCGCATGGCGATCACGCAGATGAGCATGATCACGCTGAGGGGCACGACCATGAAGGACACGACCATGAAGGACACGATCATGAGGGGCACGACCGTCACGACCATGGCCCCGATGCGCATATCTGGCTTGACCCGGATAACGCGAAGTCAATCGTCGATGCCATCGCCGGGACGCTGAGCGAAGCCGATGCCGAGAATGCTTCGATTTACGCAGCCAATGCGGAGAAACTCAACGAACGCATTGATGCACTGAAAGCGGAAATCGCTGCTGACATGGAGGCGGTGAAGGATCGCCCGTTCATCGTTTTTCACGACGGTTACCAGTATTTTGAAAAGCGCTTCGGCCTTTCGGCTGCCGGTTCCATCACCGTGAGCCCGGAGGTCATCCCCGGCGCACAGCGCATCGATGAAATCCACACAAAGGTTGGCGAGCTGGACGCGGCCTGCGTCTTCGCCGAACCCCAGTTCGAGCCCCGCCTTGTGGAGGTTGTCACCGAGGGCACCAGCGCGAAGTCCGGCGTTCTCGATCCACTGGGAGCAGAGATCACGGACGGTCCGGAACTCTACTTCGATCTGATGCGTGGCATGGCGGCATCCTTCAGGGAATGCCTGACCAGATAG